Proteins from one Podarcis raffonei isolate rPodRaf1 chromosome 1, rPodRaf1.pri, whole genome shotgun sequence genomic window:
- the NAP1L4 gene encoding nucleosome assembly protein 1-like 4 isoform X1: MADNSKTEDAASDSVEAAKGTGDKKEKLADQVMQNPQVLAALQERLDNAPHTPSSYIETLPKAVKRRIDALKQLQVKCAHIEAKFYEEVHDLERKYAALYQPLFDKRRDFITGGAEPTEAEAEWHSENEEEEKLAGDVKNKVVIEEKEAGAAEETNPKGIPDFWFTIFRNVDMLSELVQEYDEPILKHLQDIKVKFSEPGQPMSFTLEFYFEPNDYFTNSILTKTYKMKSEPDKTDPFSFEGPEIVDCEGCTIDWKKGKNVTVKTIKKKQKHKGRGTVRTITKQVPNDSFFNFFSPIKVSGDGESLDEDSECTLAIDFEVGHFFRERIVPRAVLYFTGEAIEDDDNFEEGEEGEEEELEGEEEGEEDEEAESEPKKDASQPAECKQQ, encoded by the exons ATGGCAGATAACAG TAAAACAGAAGATGCTGCCTCAGATTCTGTGGAAGCTGCTAAAGGTACCGGTGATAAAAAAG AAAAGTTAGCAGACCAGGTAATGCAGAATCCACAAGTCTTGGCAGCTTTACAGGAGCGACTTGATAATGCACCTCACACTCCTTCCAGCTACATTGAAAC CTTACCAAAAGCAGTAAaaagaagaattgatgccttgAAACAGCTTCAGGTGAAATGTGCCCATATAGAAGCTAAATTTTATGAAGAAGTTCATGATTTAGAGCGAAAATATGCAGCCCTGTACCAGCCTCTCTTTGATAAG AGAAGGGATTTTATCACTGGTGGTGCTGAACccacagaggcagaagcagaatgGCACAGtgaaaatgaggaggaagaaaaacttgCC GGAGATGTGAAAAATAAAGTAGTaatagaagaaaaagaagcaggaGCAGCTGAAGAGACAAATCCCAAAGGAATCCCAGATTTTTGGTTCACAATATTTAGAAATGTAGATATGCTGAGTGAATTAGTACAG GAATATGATGAGCCAATTTTGAAGCACCTGCAGGATATCAAAGTAAAATTTTCTGAGCCAGGACAGCCTATG TCTTTCACATTAGAGTTCTACTTCGAGCCCAATGACTATTTTACTAATTCGATTCTGACAAAAACCTACAAGATGAAGTCAGAGCCAGATAAGACGGATCCCTTTTCATTTGAAGGCCCTGAAATTGTTGACTGTGAGGG ATGTACTATTGAttggaagaaaggaaaaaatgttacagttaaaacaataaagaagaaacaaaaacacaaggGCCGAGGCACAGTTAGAACAATTACTAAACAAGTACCCAATGACTCATTTTTTAACTTCTTCAGTCCAATAAAAG TTTCAGGAGATGGAGAATCACTG GATGAAGATTCAGAGTGTACTTTAGCTATAGATTTTGAAGTTGGACACTTTTTCCGTGAAAGAATAGTTCCCCGTGCTGTACTCTATTTCACTGGGGAAGCTATAGAGGATGATGATAAT tttgaagaaggagaggaaggagaagaggag gAATTGGAAggtgaagaagaaggagaagaggacgaaGAAGCAGAAAGTGAACCTAAG AAAGATGCCAGCCAGCCTGCTGAATGCAAACAACAATAA
- the NAP1L4 gene encoding nucleosome assembly protein 1-like 4 isoform X2: MADNSKTEDAASDSVEAAKGTGDKKEKLADQVMQNPQVLAALQERLDNAPHTPSSYIETLPKAVKRRIDALKQLQVKCAHIEAKFYEEVHDLERKYAALYQPLFDKRRDFITGGAEPTEAEAEWHSENEEEEKLAGDVKNKVVIEEKEAGAAEETNPKGIPDFWFTIFRNVDMLSELVQEYDEPILKHLQDIKVKFSEPGQPMSFTLEFYFEPNDYFTNSILTKTYKMKSEPDKTDPFSFEGPEIVDCEGCTIDWKKGKNVTVKTIKKKQKHKGRGTVRTITKQVPNDSFFNFFSPIKVSGDGESLDEDSECTLAIDFEVGHFFRERIVPRAVLYFTGEAIEDDDNFEEGEEGEEEELEGEEEGEEDEEAESEPKV; encoded by the exons ATGGCAGATAACAG TAAAACAGAAGATGCTGCCTCAGATTCTGTGGAAGCTGCTAAAGGTACCGGTGATAAAAAAG AAAAGTTAGCAGACCAGGTAATGCAGAATCCACAAGTCTTGGCAGCTTTACAGGAGCGACTTGATAATGCACCTCACACTCCTTCCAGCTACATTGAAAC CTTACCAAAAGCAGTAAaaagaagaattgatgccttgAAACAGCTTCAGGTGAAATGTGCCCATATAGAAGCTAAATTTTATGAAGAAGTTCATGATTTAGAGCGAAAATATGCAGCCCTGTACCAGCCTCTCTTTGATAAG AGAAGGGATTTTATCACTGGTGGTGCTGAACccacagaggcagaagcagaatgGCACAGtgaaaatgaggaggaagaaaaacttgCC GGAGATGTGAAAAATAAAGTAGTaatagaagaaaaagaagcaggaGCAGCTGAAGAGACAAATCCCAAAGGAATCCCAGATTTTTGGTTCACAATATTTAGAAATGTAGATATGCTGAGTGAATTAGTACAG GAATATGATGAGCCAATTTTGAAGCACCTGCAGGATATCAAAGTAAAATTTTCTGAGCCAGGACAGCCTATG TCTTTCACATTAGAGTTCTACTTCGAGCCCAATGACTATTTTACTAATTCGATTCTGACAAAAACCTACAAGATGAAGTCAGAGCCAGATAAGACGGATCCCTTTTCATTTGAAGGCCCTGAAATTGTTGACTGTGAGGG ATGTACTATTGAttggaagaaaggaaaaaatgttacagttaaaacaataaagaagaaacaaaaacacaaggGCCGAGGCACAGTTAGAACAATTACTAAACAAGTACCCAATGACTCATTTTTTAACTTCTTCAGTCCAATAAAAG TTTCAGGAGATGGAGAATCACTG GATGAAGATTCAGAGTGTACTTTAGCTATAGATTTTGAAGTTGGACACTTTTTCCGTGAAAGAATAGTTCCCCGTGCTGTACTCTATTTCACTGGGGAAGCTATAGAGGATGATGATAAT tttgaagaaggagaggaaggagaagaggag gAATTGGAAggtgaagaagaaggagaagaggacgaaGAAGCAGAAAGTGAACCTAAG GTGTAA